tcccccaaaccagatcttctcctgcaccccaccccttccccaaccctgcacccccagtcccctgccccaggtcacagcccccttctacacccaaactccctctcagaccccacaaccCAGTTCTCCACCCCCAAGATCCCTCCTGCAcctaacctctgtcccagaccctgcacctcctccatagagaactgcagcccctgaccacttaccaaactTTGGGGTGGGGcctctatcaaaaattattgccccccccctccctcccaagggGACCAGctggttgcatcttacccagcagGCTCCAGTTTTCTGGAAACCCTAGCTTTGATTGGGTGGATCCTGCCTTCTCCTTATATCCTCTCCCCCTCTGCTAATGAGCCCAGCTGAAGCATGGTCCAACCCACCCCCAGAGACAATCCAGGTGGGTGCTCCAGGGTGTagctgttctctctctctgcaagCTGTTAATGCCTTCCTGGGATAACTGGGTGTGACAAGCTGAgaggggtgtctgccctgcattGGCTCTTTGAAGATTAAAACCTAGCCCTGGGAGAGGTCTGGAGCCACAGCTGAGGCAGctgcagccaattagggcccagctcagcctgtataaataagggctcctgaaGGGAAGGAGAACACCCCACACTCCTGTTCTAGCTGGGGAGCGGAAGGGGCCTGGCTGCTAGGGAAGTTAGCGGCTGTCTGAGACAGCACAAggttggggaaaggcaggcagagctggggagctctggccaggcaagctcccaggctaaGGGGTcctagggctgtggggaggcagccagggctgcagaaggcagcaggtccacaccccttgccCATGGTAAGTGGCCATTTCACGCTGTAGTTTGCCCTGAGGTAGGGGCCAGATGATGAGTGGtggtgggtcactgaggcatTGGGAATTCCCagagaggggaggaccccagagtacaGGGACACTGGACTGAACCAGCAGAAGACTTGCACCAGCAGCTGACATCCTGACCAGCAGAGGGCACAAACCGAGGTAGGAGAACAACTTCCCTGAATGACCAACTGGAGACAGGGTGGGGGTGAGTGGCTGCCCCATGACGTGTGGTGGAGAACATGGGCACATGCAAACACACCCACACTGATACAAGGGGGCTATCTAATAGACTCAGGCCATGCTGCCTGTAACTCAGGGAGGTATTTTTTAAAACTCTGGCCACTAGGCAGTGCTGCCCCTGCAACCAAGGGCACTGTCTTACAGACTCTGGCTAactggaggtgctgggagcagaaGGAGGGATGAGTGCCCACTCCATGATGCACACACAGAGTTCCTGCTGAGGGGGTGTCCGTGACCACTCACCCAgcggccccctgcccaaagcccgTCTGGCGATGGTGTTTGGTTCGCTGGCTTGTGAAGGCCATGACAGCCCCTTCCTGTTCTGAGTCACACCTGCTGATGGGCAGCTGTTGCCATGGGAACTGTGCGTTAGCTTTACTCTGTCATTaaggtggaggggggaggtgagCCCTCAGCAAGGGGCCTGATCCTGATCCCActttcactggtgtaaatgaggaacaactcctgggggggaggggcggtcacCCTTGGGTGAAAAATCAGGGTCAAGCTCTCTGAGCctcccccctgctggcccaggggaAGCGGGGCCGGCCCCCCTGCACCTGGCtagggctgggagccatgggagAGCCCCTCCGCCCTTGTCTCATGCTCCTTGTAATGAACACTTGGCACTTCTGCGCGTTTCACCCGTCGCTTGATGCCTCTGGAGACTCCTCCGGAGCCCACTGCTGTGTATGGGCCAAGAgacgcagggcagggggctaagGCTTTTGTTCACGGCTGTGTACGGTGAAATTCAACCTACCTCCATCCTCCGGGGAAAGGCCTTCTGAGAGTGGCATGCAGCGTCTAGAGCAGGTGCTGGCTGCTGCATGGGGCTGGTACCTCCCGTTTGATATCACTGGCGGAACCAGGgctcctgccttccagcccttTGCTTTGTCCCGTacaccaccctccctcccctccaggacaCTGCTCTTGCCCGCGCGGGGTCTCCAGGACATTGCTGGCTTTGTTGTGACAAGGGCTGTGTTCCTTCCCCAGCAGACTGAGTTGTCTCTGCTGGGCAGAGCTCCACAGTGCTCCAACTGGAAAGTTTGGGGGATGGCTTGTTTCAAAGCAGGTAAAGCACCTGGAAAAGGTGCatccataacacaagaacgagggggtccccaaatgaaatcaataggtagtaggtttcatacaagcaaaaggaagctttttgtcacccagcgcagtcaacctgtggaactccttgccacaggaggttgtaaagaccagggctttaacagggttcaaaaaagaactagatacattcatggaagttaggtccatcaatggctgttagccaggatgggtaggaatggtgtccctagcctctgtttgtctggaactggctgacaggagaaggatcacttgattccctgttctgttccctccctctggggccctgggcatcggccactgttggcagacaggatcctgggctagatagaccttcgATCTAACCCCGTATGGCTGTTCTCATGCTCTTCTTCGCCACAGagagctgctgctctgctgggcagGACACCAGCTAGGCAGGCTGAGGGGTGGGTGTGTCTGGGCAGAGGTGGGGCCCTGCGGTATTAATCAGCCCAAAACTCCCAGGAGCTctcaccagctcccagcccaatACCTACTTGGACCGTGGAGACGGTGAGGACCTGCTGATATTTCCCATCCTGatgtgtgggggagaggctggaatTACTGTTACTGACATGGACACCTTTTCCGCTGGGAGCAGCAGAGCTCTGGGTAGGGGCTTCTTCCTCCCTTGTCCTGGACAAGAGCCATAACCCCCCGGGTGTTCTCTGCCTTCGTTGTGTCCCTGATGGACTGTGCTTTAGgtccagctctgggggggaactGGACATGGGGTTCCGGGTCCTTGTCCTCACGtgtgctgctctccctcccctggacTAGTCAGGAGTGTGACTAAAAGCACCCACGGTCCTAGAGCTCCCTCTGGTGAATTGCTGGCTGCTCTCCCGGTATGGCCAAAGGATCCACAGCGAGAGCTCTTCTAGTCAAGCTccttgcccagcccagccctgctttgcCTTGCGGTGagcccagctcctggccagcccccgcGCTGTGCACAGAGGCACCCCCAGACGCAGACTCACTCACATCTTTTTATTGACTGTACAGAAAAGGGAGGGGGTGAGCATGACCCATCTCAAGACAGACCCGACTTTTGTATCTTCTTGTGGAGGTGATAATGGAAAGTAACTGGATTCCAGCACAACCTGGACATGTCAGAGCAcagaagggagcaggggaggctgatGAAGGGCCGTGCTCAGCCAAACGCTGCACCTCAAGCCGGAGCCAGACCTGCTCTGGGAGGCGGCATCTTTCTTTAAAGTTTCCCAGTTTTGCCCCTGGTGGATGAGCTGccaagtcccgccccttcctgcctctgggTCCTCTTGGCACCGGCCACCTGCCTCTGGGTCCTCTTGTCACCGGCCGCCAGAGGGAACGCCACTCTCCCATGGGCCCTCCCCGGGTAAGTCAGGAGGGATGTGCAGCCAATCGGATTGCTTGAGTGTCTGGTCCTGCTTAATTCATGCCCCTGCAAGGGGTAGGCCTAAttctgacctcccctcccccagtgagtTTGAGGCTCGTTCGCTCAGAACCAAGCCCAGAGgcctcaggggctatgtctacactggcaggttcttgtgcaagaactcttgtgcaaaaacacattcacactgccatgagtttttgcgcaagagcacccatggccgtgtggatgctcccttgctcaagaaagctttgatggccattttagccatagggctttcttgtgcaagaaacccctgccgcacgtccacactgccctctagtGCACGAGGGCTTACACTTATTAGAAAAgagcatatttcttgtgcaagaatctcaacacactttactgtaaatcttcttgtgcaagagcggaaGGGCAGGGTGGATGCTCGGCGGAAGAatggccttcttgcacaagaacccgccagtgtagacacagcccgggtGGCTTACTTTcctggtttccctagcctcttgCAATTGAGCATTAGCGGGGaggaggcaaggggggggggacgtTGCCAGCTGCCGAGAGAGCTGTACGAGGAGTCAAACGTTCAGAAACGGCTCCTAATTGCTTTCCGTCATTCTGGGCGAGCGCGATCCCCCGTGTACCGCTAGTGCCCGCTCCTGCGCCTAATTATTGGCACCTGCAATTCTGTGCACGCCGGCGCTCCGAGGCGCAGAGCACGGGGCTGTGCCAGCCAATCGGGGGGGCgcaccgcctcccctcccctccctccgcgCCTGGGCCTAGAAACccccgggggagcagggagaggttgGCGCCGTCGGAAGCGCCACACCATTGTGATGTCATCGCCTCGAGGGACGTGCGCCTCTCTCGTGCGCAGGGGGCCGGCCACAGCTGCGCCAGGGCTGGGTTCTCATGGAGCCAGGCGGGGGTCTGCAGAGCAGGCCGTCCCGGCAGGATGCCAGCCCGTGCGAGGCAGGTCCCGCGGGGGGCCGGGCTGCTCTCTGCAGCGGCCCCCTGAATGCAAAGACGCGAGGCGAGGAGCAGGTGCCTCTGTTTCCATTAGACCGTTTCAATTGGAATCGCCTGGCAGCACCTGGTGCCGGCCTGGCGGCCCTTTGGGGACGGGCTGCGGCAGCAAACAGCGGCAGCTGACTGGGTCCCGGCCGAACTCCCCCAAAGCCGGGAGCATTTGGGCCTAGAGCTCGGGTTTGGGCCCTGCTGGACCAAAGGGGCCAGCCCCGAAGTTTGGATCCGGAACGGAACTTTCCTCCGCGCTCgggatactccagctggggcgggaggggggttgCGTCGGGCTCCTCTCTGGGGCTCACTAGTCGGTGAACGACGCAGGCCCGGAGCGGAGACAGGGGCGAGGGAGGACCCTGGGCGGTGGCTGGCGCTAAACATCTGGCTCCCTCGGCTGGCGCgcttggctgagcaggggccggGCATGGGGCGGGGTGAGCGAGGCAGTCcgtgcggggaggggcggggggcggggtccTATAGGTCCGAGACCTCCCCGGAGTAGGCGGCCGGGTCCTCCTCCGACCGCGTCGTCACCTTGAACTGGCGCCGCAGGAAGCCCCCGTAGCGCTTCTGATTGTCCCACTTGAGCTTGGGGCGGATCCGGCGCAGGAAGCCCCCGTAGCGCTTGTGCAGGTCTTCCAGCTCCGGGCCCTCCGCGCCGGGGGCCCGCTCCGAGCTCCGCTTGGGATACTTGCGGAGGAAGCCTCCGTAGCGCTTCCTCGCGTCCCGCGGCTCGCCGTCCTCGGGATCCTCCCCGGTCTCCAGCGCCGGGTAGTCCTCCGCGGCCGCCCGCTCGCCCGGCAGGCGGGGGAAGCCGGCGTCCTTCTTGGCCGCGCCGCCTTTGCCCAGGGCGCTCTCCCGCAGGAGCGAGACCAGCCGGTTCTTGTCCAGCTTCTTCATGAAGCCGCCGTAGCGTTTGGCCAGGCcgccggggagggggctcccctctggctctgccGGCGCCTCAGCCTCCAGCGGGGACAGGCCCGGGCCCTCCGCCGCCGGAGCGTGGTAGCACCTCTCCCACTCCACGCGGGACGGCAGGGCGCCCTGGCACTCCAGGGAACAGATCTGCAACACACCAAGGGAGCGGAGCCTTGACACcggccggccccgcccggcctccAGCGCCCCTCTAGAGGGAGAaatccccggccccgcccggcctccAGCGCCCCCCTAGAGGGAGAaatccccgcccccgcccggcctccAGCGCCCCTCTAGAGGGAGAaaaccccgcccccgcccggcctccAGCGCCCCTCTAGAGGGAGAaatccccggccccgcccggcctccAGCGCCCCCCTAGAGGGAGAAATCCCCGGCCTCCAGCGCCCCTCTAGAGGGAGAaatccccggccccgcccggcctccAGCGCCCCTCTAGAGGGAGAaatccccggccccgcccggcctccAGCGCCCCCCTAGAGGGAGAaatccccggccccgcccggccttCAGGGCACCCCTAGAGGGAGAaatccccggccccgcccggcctccAGCGCCCCCCTAGAGGGAGAaatccccggccccgcccggcctccAGCGCCCCTCTAGAGGGAGAaatccccggccccgcccggccttCAGGGCACCCCTAGAGAGCGGAATCTccggccccgcccggcctccAGCGCCCCTCTACAGGGCGGAATCTccggccccgcccggcctccAGCGCCCCCCTAGAGGGAGAaatccccggccccgcccggcctccAGCGCCCCCCTAGAGGGCGGAATCTccggccccgcccggcctccAGCGCCCCTCTACAGGGCGGAGTCTCCGGGGatccccttccagccctggcagggggTCTAGCTCTTGGCGTCCCATAACTGCCTCACTGTAAGGGCCTGCGTCCCACCCCCGTGCAGAGGGGAGCGTAGCTCTCTGGTCCCCCAGAAGCAGCTTCTTCCCCACCTCTAACACCCAGGGCGGGGACACGCTGGGCAAGATCGTCCGAGATTCAAAGGCGCCCCAGACCGCACGGCCCCGATTCTGCCGGGTCCGAGCAGACCGGTCGCTGTGCACTGGCGTACATGGGACCCACCACGTGTAGGGCCCTGAAACTGGCCCCGGGGGGTTGGTCTCCGCTCTCTGCTAGAGCTCTCAGACCCCAGAGCAGTTGCTCTCTGGACCCAGCCTCCCCCGCCGAGCCGGATTTCAgcagcccggcccccgccccgtgCAAGGCAAGAAGAACTGGGTGCACCGTGACCCGCGCACCGCCCATGGCAGCTGCACCCCCACACCAGGCACAAACGCAGAGGCCCACGTCTGGAAAATCTGGGTCTGTGCAGCAAGCGTGTCCCCCGGCCTGGCAATGGGCTGAAGTAAGAGCCAGCCTGGCTACAGCGCTTGTGTGTTCTGGGCTCCGAACTGCGCCTGGGGCGGGACCGGCACTCACCAGCGGATTGATGCGCTGCTCCAGATCCTGGCTCTGCAGGGCACACGTGGCGCACTGGGCTGCGCAGTCTGCAGCGGCCGAATGAGCCAGGCTCAGGCAAAGGGCCAGCACCAGAACCTGccactccatcctgccccgcGGGCactgcctggggggagagagaaaccgCAAGAGACCAATGATCCTTCTGCAGCAGCTGCAAATCATACTCACGCCGCCAGGGGGCGCCCTCCGGGGAGCCAACTCAGCACCTGGCCACGCCCACCTCCCCTGTGTGTGGGAGCTCTAccctgcaccgttattttgagagagccagccttatttcgaaataacaataggagtgtggacacagccattcccttatttcaaaatcatttcaaaataagagctggcttattccaaaatctgtaaacctcattctatgaggaataacccctcttccaaaatagctgtttcaaaatgaggcgtgtgtagatgctccactgctgctatttcgaaatagcccctcaccagggccattctaagttattcctccccagtgcctcctagggctctaaatcgagatagcacatctacattaggggagcctgcctgggactaattttgaggcttccctgcagtgtagacgtgctattttggaataagctcttttggaataactgttctggaatagcttatttcgaaatagtgcagtgtagacgtacagaGATCCTAGCGTCACTTCTAGAGCAAAACGCAGTGGGGCAAATGCCCCTGCAGGGCAGGTGATAGTCCCGAGAGAGGCCATTGTGCCGATGTCACACTTAACCAACAGCGCCCATGTGCAGGTGACCCCAATGCGGTGGCCTGTGCCACTCGGCGAGATTGTGTCTTGCCCAAGGCCACCACAGCCATCTGCAGCAGAGCTGGCATCTTTGAACCCCGATCTCTGGAATCCCTGCCCCGGACCTGGTCTGGGAGGCTGTCcttccctgcagcctgtcccagagacaCCCTCCAGCCGATTGTGCGAGAGTGgggagagctgtgctccctgcagcttgTGCTCATCCCATTCACATCAGACACACCACCATGCCCAGGCCTTGGCTGccgctggccagcagcagcaccagagaAATTTCCTCTGGAGGCTGTTTGAGCTGCTTTAGGGATTGCAGGGGCGTGAGCAGCACCATCGGGGTTCACTTTGAGTGttagggatacgtctacactgcatggctatgaTGGGATACCagagctatcccaaaatagctaccccgtgtctacagggtatgtctatactgcaagtttatttcagaaaaagccatTCCGGAAAATATTTTCTACACTgtggggaaacctcaaaattagtccaaggcaggttcccctaat
The genomic region above belongs to Pelodiscus sinensis isolate JC-2024 chromosome 18, ASM4963464v1, whole genome shotgun sequence and contains:
- the PDYN gene encoding proenkephalin-B isoform X1, whose product is MGASEGEAKRGSKCSQSPKTRLKRSIFRRGAPGAPGLRTGEPRQCPRGRMEWQVLVLALCLSLAHSAAADCAAQCATCALQSQDLEQRINPLICSLECQGALPSRVEWERCYHAPAAEGPGLSPLEAEAPAEPEGSPLPGGLAKRYGGFMKKLDKNRLVSLLRESALGKGGAAKKDAGFPRLPGERAAAEDYPALETGEDPEDGEPRDARKRYGGFLRKYPKRSSERAPGAEGPELEDLHKRYGGFLRRIRPKLKWDNQKRYGGFLRRQFKVTTRSEEDPAAYSGEVSDL
- the PDYN gene encoding proenkephalin-B isoform X2; protein product: MEWQVLVLALCLSLAHSAAADCAAQCATCALQSQDLEQRINPLICSLECQGALPSRVEWERCYHAPAAEGPGLSPLEAEAPAEPEGSPLPGGLAKRYGGFMKKLDKNRLVSLLRESALGKGGAAKKDAGFPRLPGERAAAEDYPALETGEDPEDGEPRDARKRYGGFLRKYPKRSSERAPGAEGPELEDLHKRYGGFLRRIRPKLKWDNQKRYGGFLRRQFKVTTRSEEDPAAYSGEVSDL